GGCGTCTGGCAATCCTACCTCCCCGAGAGCGGTCACCGTGCGGACATTGATCCCCCTCGTCGTCTTCCTTCTCATCCTGTACCTTCCCAGGTCGGCGGTCGCGGAGTCCACTGCCTGTACGCCGGACGTCGAGGCCACATCTGATTTAGGCGTCGTCGAGGAGGCGTTCAACCTTCTCACGCTCCTGTACGTCGATCGTTTGCCGCCGGGCCAACTGCTGAACCCGGCCGCGGACGCGGTCCGCGAAAAGCTCGAGCCGGAGGCGTCGGGCGAGACGGGCGTCGAGCGCGCCTCGTCGCTGGCCAATACGCCCGTCGCCACCTGGGCGGCCTTCGCCGGAGAGTATTGCGCACTCTGGACCGCGGCTCCCAACGAGATGGAGCCCGACGCCCTCGCGCACACAGCAATTCGCGCAATGGTTCGCGCCGTGGATGAGGGACACACGCGCTTTCTCACCCGCCAGATGTATGAGGATCACCAGGCCTGGGCCAACGGCGACATGCGCTACGACGGCATCGGCGCACGGCTTCGAAGCAGCCCGCTGACCATCCAATATGTGTTTCCCGAAAGTCCAGCTGCGAACGCCGGCCTGGCGTACGGCGACCAGATCATCGCCATCGACGGGGTGCCGGCCGCGGACCTTCCCGCCTCCGATGCCGTGCTGCTCATGCGGGGTGAGACCGGGTCGAGCGTTCGCCTGACGATCCAGCGGCCCGAAACCGACGGCCAGTGGGACGTCGACGTCGCTCGGGCGAAGGTGAGCATCCCCCTCGTGGAGACGCGCATGATTGGCGACGTCGCATACATGCGCATTCAGGGGTTCCCGACAACAGACCTCCCGGACACCGTGCAGTCGGATCTGCGGGCGTTCGAGGCAGCCGACGCCAAGGCGCTCGTCCTGGACCTGCGGGGGAACTCGGGCGGACGCATCGACGTTGGCAGCGAGATCGCGAGCTACTTCCTCCCCAACGAGAGCCCCATCTACCGGCAGACATCGCGCCGGGGACAGACGACGACCGCCATGTCTGGAAACGATCGCATCTGGAGCAAGCCCATCGTGGCGTTGATCGACGACGGCACGGCCTCCATGGGTGAGATCATGGCGGCGTCTCTCCAGGAGGAGGGCGTGGCGATGCTGCTGGGCTCCCAAACGGCCGGGTCGGTGGCCGGGAGCGTGGTCGTTCCCTTGAGCGATGGCGCGGCGCTTCAGGTCACGACGCTGCGGATCGACTCTGGGCTCGGCACGCCGCTCAACGGCGTGGGCGTCAGTCCGGACGTGAGCGTTGAATCACCACCGGGGGAGACGGCCGACGCACAGGACGTGGTGCTCAGCCGCGCGCTGGAACAGCTCCATGCCCAGCTCGGCGACTTGTCTCGATCGCGAGATTTCGCCGCCCCGGATCAGCGACCCCAGTAGTTGGGGGCTTGCTTCGTCATGATGACGTCGTGGGGATGGCCTTCGTCGAGCGCCGCCGTCGAAATACGGATGAAGCTGGCGCGCGTCTTCAACTCTTCGATCGTCGCGGCGCCGATGTAGCCCATCGCCGCGCGCAGCCCGCCCACGAGCTGATAGATCAAGGCTGAGAGCGCCCCTTTATACGGCACCTGGCCCTCGATCCCCTCGGCGATGAGCTTCATGCCCTGGACGCCCTCCTGGAAATACCGGTCGCGACTGTAACCCCGTTCGCGCATGGCGCCGAGGGATCCCATTCCCCGATATTCCTTGAATCGCTCGCCCTGGTGCAGCACGACTTCGCCGGGGCTCTCGTCAACACCTGCGAGGAGGCTGCCCAGCATGACCGTGTCTGCTCCCGCGGCGATGGCCTTCGCGATGTCGCCGGAGAGGCGAATCCCGCCGTCGGCGATGACGGAGACACCGCTCCCCGCGATAGCTCGCGCACAGTCGTCGATCGCTGTGAGCTGTGGAACGCCGACGCCCGTAATCACGCGCGTCGTGCAGATGGACCCTGGGCCAACGCCGACCTTGACCGCGCTGGCGCCCGCTTCGACCAGCTCATCGGCCGCGGCGCCGGTGGCAATGTTGCCGGCGATGATGGGAACCGAACAGCGGCGCTTCAGCCGCCGCACCGTCTCGACCACGTTCGCTGAGTGGCCGTGCGCCGTATCGACGACGAGCACGTCGACGCCGTTTCGCACCAGCTCCTCGGCTCGCTCCTGGGCGTCGTCGCCGACGCCGACGGCCGCGCCGACACGCAACCGGCCGTGGGGGTCAAGGGTCGCGTTCGGAAATTCGATCTGCTTCTGGATGTCTTTG
This DNA window, taken from Chloroflexota bacterium, encodes the following:
- a CDS encoding IMP dehydrogenase, which translates into the protein KDIQKQIEFPNATLDPHGRLRVGAAVGVGDDAQERAEELVRNGVDVLVVDTAHGHSANVVETVRRLKRRCSVPIIAGNIATGAAADELVEAGASAVKVGVGPGSICTTRVITGVGVPQLTAIDDCARAIAGSGVSVIADGGIRLSGDIAKAIAAGADTVMLGSLLAGVDESPGEVVLHQGERFKEYRGMGSLGAMRERGYSRDRYFQEGVQGMKLIAEGIEGQVPYKGALSALIYQLVGGLRAAMGYIGAATIEELKTRASFIRISTAALDEGHPHDVIMTKQAPNYWGR
- a CDS encoding S41 family peptidase, yielding MRTLIPLVVFLLILYLPRSAVAESTACTPDVEATSDLGVVEEAFNLLTLLYVDRLPPGQLLNPAADAVREKLEPEASGETGVERASSLANTPVATWAAFAGEYCALWTAAPNEMEPDALAHTAIRAMVRAVDEGHTRFLTRQMYEDHQAWANGDMRYDGIGARLRSSPLTIQYVFPESPAANAGLAYGDQIIAIDGVPAADLPASDAVLLMRGETGSSVRLTIQRPETDGQWDVDVARAKVSIPLVETRMIGDVAYMRIQGFPTTDLPDTVQSDLRAFEAADAKALVLDLRGNSGGRIDVGSEIASYFLPNESPIYRQTSRRGQTTTAMSGNDRIWSKPIVALIDDGTASMGEIMAASLQEEGVAMLLGSQTAGSVAGSVVVPLSDGAALQVTTLRIDSGLGTPLNGVGVSPDVSVESPPGETADAQDVVLSRALEQLHAQLGDLSRSRDFAAPDQRPQ